AGTGGGGAATATTGCACAATGGGCGCAAGCCTGATGCAGCGACGCCGCGTGAGGGATGACGGCCTTCGGGTTGTAAACCTCTTTCAGCAGGGAAGAAGCGAAAGTGACGGTACCTGCAGAAGAAGCGCCGGCTAACTACGTGCCAGCAGCCGCGGTAATACGTAGGGCGCGAGCGTTGTCCGGAATTATTGGGCGTAAAGAGCTCGTAGGCGGCTTGTCGCGTCGGTTGTGAAAGCCCGGGGCTTAACCCCGGGTCTGCAGTCGATACGGGCAGGCTAGAGTTCGGTAGGGGAGATCGGAATTCCTGGTGTAGCGGTGAAATGCGCAGATATCAGGAGGAACACCGGTGGCGAAGGCGGATCTCTGGGCCGATACTGACGCTGAGGAGCGAAAGCGTGGGGAGCGAACAGGATTAGATACCCTGGTAGTCCACGCCGTAAACGGTGGGCACTAGGTGTGGGCAACATTCCACGTTGTCCGTGCCGCAGCTAACGCATTAAGTGCCCCGCCTGGGGAGTACGGCCGCAAGGCTAAAACTCAAAGGAATTGACGGGGGCCCGCACAAGCGGCGGAGCATGTGGCTTAATTCGACGCAACGCGAAGAACCTTACCAAGGCTTGACATACACCGGAAAACCCTGGAGACAGGGTCCCCCTTGTGGTCGGTGTACAGGTGGTGCATGGCTGTCGTCAGCTCGTGTCGTGAGATGTTGGGTTAAGTCCCGCAACGAGCGCAACCCTTGTCCCGTGTTGCCAGCAGGCCCTTGTGGTGCTGGGGACTCACGGGAGACCGCCGGGGTCAACTCGGAGGAAGGTGGGGACGACGTCAAGTCATCATGCCCCTTATGTCTTGGGCTGCACACGTGCTACAATGGCCGGTACAATGAGCTGCGATACCGCGAGGTGGAGCGAATCTCAAAAAGCCGGTCTCAGTTCGGATTGGGGTCTGCAACTCGACCCCATGAAGTCGGAGTCGCTAGTAATCGCAGATCAGCATTGCTGCGGTGAATACGTTCCCGGGCCTTGTACACACCGCCCGTCACGTCACGAAAGTCGGTAACACCCGAAGCCGGTGGCCCAACCCCTTGTGGGAGGGAGCTGTCGAAGGTGGGACTGGCGATTGGGACGAAGTCGTAACAAGGTAGCCGTACCGGAAGGTGCGGCTGGATCACCTCCTTTCTAAGGAGCACTTCTACCGATCCCTTCGGGGTGAGGTCAGAGGCCAGTACATCAGCGAATGTCTGATGCTGGTTGCTCATGGGTGGAACGTTGACTACTCGGCACACTTGACCTGCTCGTCTTCCTAGTACTGCTTCGGCGTGGAACGGAAGAGGGAGAGGCGAGGGTGTCGGGCACGCTGTTGGGTGTCTGAGGGAATGAACTTTCCTCAGTGCCGGCCCCAGTGCACTCGGACCGTAAGGGTTCGGGGTGATGGGTGGCTGGTCGTTGTTTGAGAACTGCACAGTGGACGCGAGCATCTGTGGCCAAGTTTTTAAGGGCGCACGGTGGATGCCTTGGCACCAGGAACCGATGAAGGACGTGGGAGGCCGCGATAGGCCCCGGGGAGCTGTCAACCGAGCTTTGATCCGGGGGTGTCCGAATGGGGAAACCCGGCAGTCGTCATGGGCTGTCACCCGCTGCTGAACACATAGGCAGTGTGGAGGGAACGCGGGGAAGTGAAACATCTCAGTACCCGCAGGAAGAGAAAACAACCGTGATTCCGGGAGTAGTGGCGAGCGAAACTGGATGAGGCCAAACCGTATGCGTGTGAGACCCGGCAGGGGTTGCGTATACGGGGTTGTGGGATCTCTCTTTCATGGTCTGCCGGCCATGAGACGAGTCAGAAACCGTTGATGTAGGCGAAGGACATGCGAAAGGTCCGGCGTAGAGGGTAAGACCCCCGTAGTCGAAACGTCAGCGGCTCGTTTGAGAGACACCCAAGTAGCACGGGGCCCGAGAAATCCCGTGTGAATCTGGCGGGACCACCCGCTAAGCCTAAATATTCCCTGGTGACCGATAGCGGATAGTACCGTGAGGGAATGGTGAAAAGTACCCCGGGAGGGGAGTGAAATAGTACCTGAAACCGTGTGCCTACAAGCCGTGGGAGCGTCGGATGGACAAGCTTGCTTCCATCTCGTGACTGCGTGCCTTTTGAAGAATGAGCCTGCGAGTTTGCGGTGTGTTGCGAGGTTAACCCGTGTGGGGAAGCCGTAGCGAAAGCGAGTCCGAATAGGGCGTTGGAGTAGCACGCTCAAGACCCGAAGCGGAGTGATCTAGCCATGGGCAGGTTGAAGCGGAGGTAAGACTTCGTGGAGGACCGAACCCACCAGGGTTGAAAACCTGGGGGATGACCTGTGGTTAGGGGTGAAAGGCCAATCAAACTCCGTGATAGCTGGTTCTCCCCGAAATGCATTTAGGTGCAGCGTCGTGTGTTTCTTGCCGGAGGTAGAGCACTGGATAGGCGATGGGCCCTACCGGGTTACTGACCTTAGCCAAACTCCGAATGCCGGTAAGTGAGAGCGCGGCAGTGAGACTGTGGGGGATAAGCTCCATGGTCGAGAGGGAAACAGCCCAGAGCATCGACTAAGGCCCCTAAGCGTACGCTAAGTGGGAAAGGATGTGGAGTCGCAGAGACAACCAGGAGGTTGGCTTAGAAGCAGCCACCCTTGAAAGAGTGCGTAATAGCTCACTGGTCTAGTGATTCCGCGCCGACAATGTAGCGGGGCTCAAGCGTACCGCCGAAGTCGTGTCATTGCGATATATACCCCCAACGGGGATCGTGATGGGTAGGGGAGCGTCGTCTGCCGGGTGAAGCAGCCGTGTAAGCGAGTTGTGGACGGTTGACGAGTGAGAATGCAGGCATGAGTAGCGATTCACACGTGAGAAACGTGTGCGCCGATTGACTAAGGGTTCCTGGGTCAAGCTGATCTGCCCAGGGTAAGTCGGGACCTAAGGCGAGGCCGACAGGCGTAGTCGATGGATAACCGGTTGATATTCCGGTACCCGCTGTGAAGCGTCAAACATCGAGCATCGTGATGCTAAGGCCGTGAAGCCGCCGGTGATCCCTTCGGGGTGATCCGGAGTGGTGGAGCCGCCGAACCAAGCGGTTAGTAGGTGAGTGATGGGGTGACGCAGGAAGGTAGTCCAGCCCGGGCGGTGGTTGTCCCGGGGTAAGGGTGTAGGCCGTGATCTAGGCAAATCCGGATCACTTGAGGCTGAGACCTGATGCCGAGCCGATTGTGGTGAAGTGGATGATCCTATGCTGTCGAGAAAAGCCTCTAGCGAGTTTCATGGCGGCCCGTACCCTAAACCGACTCAGGTGGTCAGGTAGAGAATACCGAGGCGTTCGGGTGAACTATGGTTAAGGAACTCGGCAAAATGCCCCCGTAACTTCGGGAGAAGGGGGGCCACATCCGGTGACGGGCTTTGCGCCCTGAGCTGGGGGTGGCCGCAGAGACCAGCGAGAAGCGACTGTTTACTAAAAACACAGGTCCGTGCGAAGCCGTAAGGCGATGTATACGGACTGACGCCTGCCCGGTGCTGGAACGTTAAGGGGACCGGTTAGCTCAGATTCGTCTGGGCGAAGCTGAGAACTTAAGCGCCAGTAAACGGCGGTGGTAACTATAACCATCCTAAGGTAGCGAAATTCCTTGTCGGGTAAGTTCCGACCTGCACGAATGGCGTAACGACTTCTCGACTGTCTCAACCATAGGCCCGGTGAAATTGCACTACGAGTAAAGATGCTCGTTTCGCGCAGCAGGACGGAAAGACCCCGGGACCTTTACTACAGTTTGATATTGGTGTTCGGTTCGGCTTGTGTAGGATAGCTGGGAGACTGTGAAGCGCTAACGCCAGTTAGTGTGGAGTCGTCGTTGAAATACCAGTCTGGTCGTGCTGGATGTCTAACCTGGGTCCGTGATCCGGATCAGGGACAGTGTCTGATGGGTAGTTTAACTGGGGCGGTTGCCTCCTAAAGAGTAACGGAGGCGCCCAAAGGTTCCCTCAGCCTGGTTGGCAATCAGGTGTTGAGTGTAAGTGCACAAGGGAGCTTGACTGTGAGACCGACGGGTCGAGCAGGGACGAAAGTCGGGACTAGTGATCCGGCGGTGGCTTGTGGAAGCGCCGTCGCTCAACGGATAAAAGGTACCCCGGGGATAACAGGCTGATCTTCCCCAAGAGTCCATATCGACGGGATGGTTTGGCACCTCGATGTCGGCTCGTCGCATCCTGGGGCTGGAGTCGGTCCCAAGGGTTGGGCTGTTCGCCCATTAAAGCGGTACGCGAGCTGGGTTTAGAACGTCGTGAGACAGTTCGGTCCCTATCCGCTGTGCGCGTAGGAGTCTTGAGAAGGGCTGTCCCTAGTACGAGAGGACCGGGACGGACGAACCTCTGGTGTGCCAGTTGTTCTGCCAAGGGCATGGCTGGTTGGCTACGTTCGGGAGGGATAACCGCTGAAAGCATCTAAGCGGGAAGCCTGCTTCGAGATGAGGACTCCCACCTCCTGGAGAGGGTAAGGCTCCCAGTAGACGACTGGGTTGATAGGCCGGATATGGAAGCACGGTAACGTGTGGAGTTGACCGGTACTAATAGGCCGAGGGCTTGTCCTCAGTTGCTCGCGTCCACTGTGTTGGTTCTGAAACCACGAACAGCCCCACATGCCACATGTGGTGCGGCTGACAGTTTCATAGTGTTTCGGTGGTTATAGCGTAGGGGAAACGCCCGGTTACATTCCGAACCCGGAAGCTAAGCCTTACAGCGCCGATGGTACTGCAGGGGGGACCCTGTGGGAGAGTAGGACGCCGCCGAACAATTATTGACAGGGTTGGACCTGGAACTTCGGTTCCGGGTCCAACCCTTTTTTGTTGTGCGTTACTTGAAGTTCACGTTGCGCAACCAGCATCCACAGCATGGGTACTGCTGCAATGCTCAGGGCCGCCGGTGTCGGACTCGGTGACGAAGTCGTCGTGCCGGCCTTCGGGAACGTCGAAGTCGCCGAGGCCGTGGCCACGGCCGGGGCGCTGCCGGTGTTCGCCGACATAGACCCCGTCACCTACTGCCTCGACCCCTCCGCTGTGGAAGCGGCCGTAACTCCGCGGACCGCGGCCGTGGTTGTCGTACACCGCTTCGGGCGGCTCGCTGACATCGGGCGGCTGCACGGGGTGGGACAGCGGCACGGACTGCTCGTGCTGGAACAGGGCGAGTCCGAGGCGCCGTACGACGAGATAGCCCAGCGTCGGGAGCGGGCCGCCTACCTCGATGCGAAGCTGCGGGGTGTGCGGACGCCCGACGACGGTGACGGGCACACGTACCAGCAGTACGTCGTGCGGGTCCCGGGCAACGGGCGGCCCGACCGGGATGCCTTCGCACGGGCCGTGCGGGCCAGGGGAGTCGAGGCGCGGGTGCCGGTGAAGACGCCGGTGCACCGCCTGCCCGAATTCCGTCGCTGTGTGTCCCTTCCGGAAACGGAACGAGCTGCCGACGAGACGCTCGCACTGCCGGTGGACGCCAGTCTGACCAAGCGGGACATGCAGCGCATCGTGTCCGCCTGTAATGCCCTCGGAGGGCTTCTCCAGCCCGCCTTCTGACGTGGTTGGGAGCACGGGTCTGTTCGGGGTATGATCTATTCCGTTGCCGCGGGGGAAACCCCGCAAAGCGACAGGCCCCTATAGCTCAGTCGGCAGAGCGTCTCCATGGTAAGGAGAAGGTCAACGGTTCGATTCCGTTTGGGGGCTCCAGCAAAAAGGCCCCACCCTTCGCGGGTGGGGCCTTTTCCATTCCCTAGTCCTTCATTCCCTAGTCCTTGTGGAGACCCGGGACGCGCATCGCGAGGATCGCCATGTCGTCCGACGGGGCGTCCGAGGCGAAACGCTCCACCGCGCGCATGATGCGCGCCGCGACCGCGCCGGCCGTAAGGCCCGTGCAGGTGGTGAGGACGTCCGCGAGGCCGTCGTCGCCGAGCATGCGGGCGCCCTCACGGCGTTCGGTGACGCCGTCCGTGACGCACAGCAGGACATCGCCCGGGTCGAGGGTGACCGTCTGCTCGTACAGCTCCAGGTCGTCGATGACACCGAGGAGCGGCTGGGGTTCGGCGGCCGGTTCCACCGTGCCGTCCTGGCGCAGGCGCAGGGGGAGCGGGTGGCCGGCGCAGACGACCTTCAGTTCGGCGCTGCCGTCCTCCTGGGGACGCATCTCGCCGTAGAGGAGCGTGAGGAAGCGGCTGCGGGCGCCTTCGTCGAGGATCGCGGAGTTGAGGCGCTCCAGGACCGTCGGGCCGCTGAGGCCCTCGCGGGCCAGGAGACGCAGGGCGTGACGGGCCAGGCCCGTCACCGCTGCCGCGTTCGGGCCCGTGCCGCACACGTCGCCGATGGCGAAGCCGTAAGCGCCGTCGCGGATGGGGAAGACGTCGTAGAAGTCGCCGCCGACCTCGTTGCCCTCGCCGGCCGCGCGGTAGATGACCTCGACCTCGACGCCCTCGATGTCGGGGAGTTCCGGGGGCAGGAGGCTGCGCTGGAGGGACTGGCTGATCGCCGTGCGCTCCGAATAGAGGCGGGCGTTGTCCAGGGCGAGGGCGGCCCTGCGGGACAGGTCCTCGGCGAGTTCCAGGATCTCCTGGCGGAAGTGCTCGTCGGTCGGCTTGCCCAGCGTGAGCATGCCGATGACGCGGTTGCGGGCGACCAGAGGGAGGACGACCGTCTCGCCGCCGACGGCGCCGGCCGTGGCGAGCGTCGGGCCGATGCCGGGCGTGACCTGGCGGGTCGGGCCGCCGCTGAGGCCCAGACTGCGCATGGAGCTGCGCAGGGCCGCCTGGTGGGCGACCTCGCCGGGGGCCGTCCAGACGCGGGCGCCGGGCGTGGGCACCGGGTCCGGCGGCGGGACCTTCGACAGCAGGGACTTGATGCCGTCGATGAGCTCCTCGTCCTCGTGCAGGACGTACGAGAGGTACGGCTCGGAGGCCTGGTCGGCGATCGTGTAGACGGCGCACCAGGTGGCGAGGGTCGGGACCGTCATCTGGGCCATCAGGGCCAGGGTCTGGTCGCGGTCCAGGGTGCCGGCCAGCAGGTCCGACGCCTCGACCAGGAAGCTCAGGGAGCCGCGGCGCAGGCGCTCCAGTTCGCCCAGGCGGGCCGACTCGACGGCGAGGGCGATGCGGTCGGCGGCGAACTGGAGGCGCAGCGCCTCCTCGTTGGAGTATCTGCCCGGGGCCTCGGCGGCGACGCCGAGGGAGCCGGTGAGGCGGCCCTCGACCTTCAGCGGGACCGTGACGACCGAGCGCATGCCCGTGCCGTTCAGCAGCGGCACGGCGCCCTGGACGGCCGTGAGGTCGTCGTGGACGGCGGGCATGCGGGCCGAGCCGTAGCGGCCCGGGCCCGCCTCGACGGGGACGCGGGCGAAGCGCTGGCGGGCCGAGGGCAGGCCCGTGGAGGCGCGGACCTCCAGTTCCGTTTCGTCGTCCGTGGCGAGGAGGAGGAACGCCGAGTCGCCGTCGAGCATGTCGCGGGCGCGTTCGACCGTGCGCTGGAGGAGGCCGTCGAGGTCGTCCGGGGCCGGGGAGCCGATGAACACCTCGAAGGGGTCGGTGCTCTGGCCCTCGGAGCCGGTCGAGGTGTCCGAGGCGGGGACGCGCAGGGGCGTCTGCAGAACGGCCCGTTCGTGGTCGCGTACCAGGAGGCACACGGTTGACGGTTCACCGCCGGTGTCGCGGACGCGCAGGTGGGAGGCGTAGACCGGGGTCACGCGGCCGTTGGCGGCGCGGATGCCGTAGCTGCCCTCCCAGCGGGAGAGGCGGAGCGCCTCCGCGATGCCGGTGCTGGTGCCGGGGGTGTGCGGCCAGGCCGCGAGGTCGGTCAGGGGCTTGCCGGTGACCTGCTCGGCCGGGTAGCCGAAGAGTTCCTCGGCGTCCTCGTTCCAGGCCGTGATGTGGCCCGTGCGGTCGATCTGGATGACGGCCACGCGGACCCGGCCGTCGGCGAGCGGGAGGAGGTCGGCGGGGAGGGCCGGGCCGGCCGCGCGGGTGCCCACCACGCGCGCGGGGAGGTCGAGTTGGAACCAGACCGTCTTGTGGGTGGGCGTGTACTCGACGCCCCAGCGGCCGGCGAGGGCCGCGCAGAGCTGGAGGCCGCGGCCGCCCTCGCGGTCGGGGCTGCCCATGTTGATCGCCGCGCCCTGGAGCGGGATCTCCCGCTCGGGGTAGCGGTCGGCCACCTCGATGCGCACGCCCTCGTCGCTGCGCAGGCACAGCACGTCGGCGGAGGTGCCGGCGTGGACCACGGCGTTGGTCACCAGTTCGCTGGTGAGAACGACGGCGTCGTCGACGATGTCCGCGAATCCCCAGCCCTGGAGGGTGTCGCGGACGAAGGAGCGGGCGCTCGCGACCGATCGTCCGACGGGCTCGAAACTGGCGGCCGCGCGCGCGGTGATCACAGAACTCCTCGACCGGTTCTCGACGTGCTGGGCTGCGGGGCCGACCGGCTCGCGCCGCTGATGCGGCAGGCCGCCCGTCGGCCGGGGGTCCGGGGGCTGTCCCCCCGGGATCAGTCCGGTGGTCATGTGTGCGGCCGCCCCTCCGATGCCCGCTCGTCTTCGTGCCACCGCCCAGGCCGGACGGACCGGCGCGGCTGGACAGCCGGATGCAAGGTTACTTACCTTCGCGGTCCATGCGGATGCCGGTCTGCAGTGTTTCCGTCCGGAGGGTGTGCGGACGATGTGCGAAGCTGCCGAACTGTTATGGCCTGGTTCGGCCGGGGTGAAACACTGGGCAAGCTTCTTGTGAAGGTCCGGGCCGGCTGAGTGCCGGAGGCGTGCGGCGGGCAGCAGCCCCCTGGAACCGGCCTGGTATGCAGGGCAGAGAATACGCAGTAGTAACTGGTACGCCGAGCGGTACCGCGAGCACAGAGTGACGGTCGACCCCTGCGGGAGGGACACAGTGGAGTCTGGCGCAGCGACGCGTGGCACGAAGACGCGCGCGAAAGGCGGACAGTCCCCGAGGAGCCAGGGCAAAGTGCGCAACGGCACCACTGAGGTGGACACGGCAGCCCTGAACCGGCTGATGGCGGCCCTGGTGTCCATGCGGGACGGGAACTTCCGCAAGCGGCTCACGGTGTCGGGCGACGGCGTGATGGCCGAGATCGCGGCGGTCTTCAACGAGGTGGCCGACCGGAACCTGCATCTGACGGGCGAGCTGTCGCGGGTGCGGCGGATGGTCGGCCGTGAGGGCAAGCTCACCGAGCGGCTGGAGACGGGCGCCTGCGAGGGCTCCTGGGCGACCGCGATCGACAACTCGAACGCCCTGGTGGACGACCTGGTGCGGCCGGTCTCCGAGGTCGGCCGGGTGCTGTCGGCGGTGGCGGAGGGTGATCTGTCGCCGCGCATGGAGCTGCGGACGCAGGCGGCGGACGGGAACAGCCAGCCGCTGCGGGGCGAGTTCCTGAAGGTCGGGCGGACCGTCAACAACCTGGTCGACCAGTTGTCGACGTTCACCGACGAGGTCACGCGCGTGGCCAGCGAGGTGGGCACCGAGGGCAAGCTGGGCGGGCAGGCCCGGGTGCGCGGTATGTCGGGTTCGTGGCGGGACCTCACGGACTCCGTCAACACGATGGCGTACCGGCTGACGGCCCAGGTGAGGGACATCGCCCTGGTGACGACGGCGGTCGCCAAGGGTGATCTGTCCCGGAAGGTGACCGTTCAGGTGGCCGGCGAGATGCTGGAGCTGAAGAACACCGTCAACACGATGGTGGACCAGCTGTCGGCGTTCTCCTCCGAGGTGACCCGGGTGGCCCGTGAGGTGGGCACGGAGGGCGCGCTGGGCGGTCAGGCGCAGGTGCCCGGCGTCGACGGCGTGTGGAAGGAACTCACCGATTCGGTGAACACCATGGCCGGGAACCTCACGGCCCAGGTGCGCGGGATCGCCGAGGTGACGACCGCGGTCGCCAACGGTGACCTGTCCCGCAAGGTGACCGTCCCGGCGCGCGGCGAGGTCGCGCAGCTCGCCGACACGATCAACCAGATGACCGAGACGCTGCGGATCTTCGCGGACGAGGTCACGCGCGTGGCCAACGAGGTCGGGGCCGAGGGGCGGCTCGGCGGTCAGGCGAACGTGCCGGGTGCGGCGGGAACGTGGAAGGACCTCACCGATTCGGTGAACACGGTCTTCCGGAACCTGACCACCCAGGTGCGGGACATCGCCGCCGTGACGACGGCGGTGGCCAACGGTGATCTGTCGCAGAAGGTCACCGTCGACGTGGCCGGGGAGATGCTGGAGCTGAAGAACACCGTCAACACGATGGTGGACCAGCTGTCCGCCTTCGGTGCCGAAGTGACGCGTGTGGCCCGTGAGATCGGTGTCGAGGGTGAGCTGGGCGGCCAGGCGCAGGTGCCGGGCGCTGCGGGGACGTGGAAGGACCTGACGGACTCCGTCAACACGGCGTTCCGGAACCTCACCGGTCAGGTGCGCAACATCGCCCAGGTGACGACGGCGGTGGCCAACGGCGACCTGTCGCAGAAGGTCACGGTCGACGTCTCCGGCGAGATGCTCAAGCTGAAGAACACCGTGAACACGATGGTGGACCAGCTGTCGAGCTTCGCCGACCAGGTGACGCGGATGGCCCGGGACGTGGGCACGGAGGGCCGGCTGGGCGGTCAGGCCCGGGTCGACGGCGTGTCGGGCACCTGGAAGGAGCTCACCGACTCCGTCAACTCGATGGCCGGCAACCTCACCTCCCAGGTGCGCAACATCGCCCAGGTGACGACGGCCGTGGCCCGGGGTGACCTGTCGCAGAAGATCGACGTTGACGCGCGCGGCGAGATCCTGGAGCTGAAGAACACCATCAACACGATGGTCGACCAGCTGTCGGCCTTCGCGGACCAGGTGACCCGGGTCGCCCGCGAGGTGGGTACGGACGGCCGGCTGGGCGGTCAGGCGCAGGTGCCCGGGGTCGCCGGTGTGTGGCGTGACCTGACCGACTCGGTGAACGGCATGGCCGGGAACCTCACCGCGCAGGTGCGCAACATCGCCCAGGTGGCGACCGCGGTGGCCCGGGGTGACCTGTCCCAGAAGATCACCGTGGACGCGCGCGGGGAGATCCTGGAGCTGAAGAACACCCTGAACACGATGGTGGACCAGCTGTCGTCGTTCGCCCAGGAGGTCACGCGGGTGGCCCGTGAGGTGGGCACGGAGGGCATCCTGGGCGGCCAGGCCGAGGTGCAGGGCGTCTCCGGCACCTGGAAGGACCTCACCCAGTCCGTGAACGGCATGGCCAACAACCTGACCATCCAGGTGCGCAACATCGCCGAGGTCACGACGGCGGTGGCCCGGGGCGATCTGTCGAAGAAGATCACTGTCGACGCCAAGGGCGAGATCCTGGAGCTGGTCACGACCGTCAACACGATGGTCGACCAGCTGTCCTCCTTCGCCGAGCAGGTGACCCGGGTGGCCCGTGAGGTGGGCACCGAGGGCATCCTGGGCGGGCAGGCGCACGTTCCGGGTGTCACGGGCATCTGGAAGGACCTGAGCGACAACGTCAACCTGATGGCCAAGAACCTCACCACTCAGGTGCGGAACATCTCCCAGGTCTCGGCGGCGGTCGCCAACGGTGACCTGACGCGACAGGTCACCATCGAGGCGCGCGGCGAGGTCGCGCAGCTCGCCGACACGATCAACACGATGGTGAAGACGCTGAGTTCGTTCGCCGAGCAGGTCACCAAGGTGGCCCGTGAGGTGGGCACGGACGGCATCCTCGGCGGGCAGGCGCACGTACCCGGTGTGGCCGGCACGTGGAAGGACCTCACCGAGTCCGTGAACCAGATGGCGTCCAACCTGACCGGCCAGGTGCGCAACATCGCCATGGTGACCACGGCCATCGCCAAGGGTGACCTGACGAAGAAGATCGACATCGACGCGCGCGGCGAGATCCTGGAGTTGAAGACGACCATCAACACGATGGTCGACCAGCTGTCCTCCTTCGCCGAGGAGGTCACCCGGGTCGCCCGCGAGGTGGGCACGGAAGGACAGCTGGGCGGCCAGGCACGCGTGCGTGACGTCGACGGCACCTGGCGGGACCTGACCGAGTCCGTGAACGAGATGGCCGGGAACCTGACCCGGCAGGTGCGGGCCATCGCGCGCGTGGCGACCGCGGTGACCCGGGGCGACCTGAACCTGAAGATCGACGTGGACGCGTCCGGGGAGATCCAGGAGCTCCAGGACTACATCAACAAGATGATCGCCAACCTGCGCGACACCACGATCGCCAACAAGGAGCAGGACTGGCTCAAGGGCAACCTGGCCCGCATCTCGGCGCTGATGCAGGGCCGCCGGGACCTGGAGGACGTGGCCTCGCTGATCATGAGCGAGCTG
This genomic stretch from Streptomyces sp. Go-475 harbors:
- a CDS encoding DegT/DnrJ/EryC1/StrS family aminotransferase, translated to MLRAAGVGLGDEVVVPAFGNVEVAEAVATAGALPVFADIDPVTYCLDPSAVEAAVTPRTAAVVVVHRFGRLADIGRLHGVGQRHGLLVLEQGESEAPYDEIAQRRERAAYLDAKLRGVRTPDDGDGHTYQQYVVRVPGNGRPDRDAFARAVRARGVEARVPVKTPVHRLPEFRRCVSLPETERAADETLALPVDASLTKRDMQRIVSACNALGGLLQPAF
- a CDS encoding SpoIIE family protein phosphatase, translating into MTTGLIPGGQPPDPRPTGGLPHQRREPVGPAAQHVENRSRSSVITARAAASFEPVGRSVASARSFVRDTLQGWGFADIVDDAVVLTSELVTNAVVHAGTSADVLCLRSDEGVRIEVADRYPEREIPLQGAAINMGSPDREGGRGLQLCAALAGRWGVEYTPTHKTVWFQLDLPARVVGTRAAGPALPADLLPLADGRVRVAVIQIDRTGHITAWNEDAEELFGYPAEQVTGKPLTDLAAWPHTPGTSTGIAEALRLSRWEGSYGIRAANGRVTPVYASHLRVRDTGGEPSTVCLLVRDHERAVLQTPLRVPASDTSTGSEGQSTDPFEVFIGSPAPDDLDGLLQRTVERARDMLDGDSAFLLLATDDETELEVRASTGLPSARQRFARVPVEAGPGRYGSARMPAVHDDLTAVQGAVPLLNGTGMRSVVTVPLKVEGRLTGSLGVAAEAPGRYSNEEALRLQFAADRIALAVESARLGELERLRRGSLSFLVEASDLLAGTLDRDQTLALMAQMTVPTLATWCAVYTIADQASEPYLSYVLHEDEELIDGIKSLLSKVPPPDPVPTPGARVWTAPGEVAHQAALRSSMRSLGLSGGPTRQVTPGIGPTLATAGAVGGETVVLPLVARNRVIGMLTLGKPTDEHFRQEILELAEDLSRRAALALDNARLYSERTAISQSLQRSLLPPELPDIEGVEVEVIYRAAGEGNEVGGDFYDVFPIRDGAYGFAIGDVCGTGPNAAAVTGLARHALRLLAREGLSGPTVLERLNSAILDEGARSRFLTLLYGEMRPQEDGSAELKVVCAGHPLPLRLRQDGTVEPAAEPQPLLGVIDDLELYEQTVTLDPGDVLLCVTDGVTERREGARMLGDDGLADVLTTCTGLTAGAVAARIMRAVERFASDAPSDDMAILAMRVPGLHKD
- a CDS encoding HAMP domain-containing protein; amino-acid sequence: MESGAATRGTKTRAKGGQSPRSQGKVRNGTTEVDTAALNRLMAALVSMRDGNFRKRLTVSGDGVMAEIAAVFNEVADRNLHLTGELSRVRRMVGREGKLTERLETGACEGSWATAIDNSNALVDDLVRPVSEVGRVLSAVAEGDLSPRMELRTQAADGNSQPLRGEFLKVGRTVNNLVDQLSTFTDEVTRVASEVGTEGKLGGQARVRGMSGSWRDLTDSVNTMAYRLTAQVRDIALVTTAVAKGDLSRKVTVQVAGEMLELKNTVNTMVDQLSAFSSEVTRVAREVGTEGALGGQAQVPGVDGVWKELTDSVNTMAGNLTAQVRGIAEVTTAVANGDLSRKVTVPARGEVAQLADTINQMTETLRIFADEVTRVANEVGAEGRLGGQANVPGAAGTWKDLTDSVNTVFRNLTTQVRDIAAVTTAVANGDLSQKVTVDVAGEMLELKNTVNTMVDQLSAFGAEVTRVAREIGVEGELGGQAQVPGAAGTWKDLTDSVNTAFRNLTGQVRNIAQVTTAVANGDLSQKVTVDVSGEMLKLKNTVNTMVDQLSSFADQVTRMARDVGTEGRLGGQARVDGVSGTWKELTDSVNSMAGNLTSQVRNIAQVTTAVARGDLSQKIDVDARGEILELKNTINTMVDQLSAFADQVTRVAREVGTDGRLGGQAQVPGVAGVWRDLTDSVNGMAGNLTAQVRNIAQVATAVARGDLSQKITVDARGEILELKNTLNTMVDQLSSFAQEVTRVAREVGTEGILGGQAEVQGVSGTWKDLTQSVNGMANNLTIQVRNIAEVTTAVARGDLSKKITVDAKGEILELVTTVNTMVDQLSSFAEQVTRVAREVGTEGILGGQAHVPGVTGIWKDLSDNVNLMAKNLTTQVRNISQVSAAVANGDLTRQVTIEARGEVAQLADTINTMVKTLSSFAEQVTKVAREVGTDGILGGQAHVPGVAGTWKDLTESVNQMASNLTGQVRNIAMVTTAIAKGDLTKKIDIDARGEILELKTTINTMVDQLSSFAEEVTRVAREVGTEGQLGGQARVRDVDGTWRDLTESVNEMAGNLTRQVRAIARVATAVTRGDLNLKIDVDASGEIQELQDYINKMIANLRDTTIANKEQDWLKGNLARISALMQGRRDLEDVASLIMSELTPVVSAQHGAFFLAMPLVDGEDMNAADEDQYELRMLGSYGYSMGSMPTSFQPGEALIGTAATEKRTILVENAPSGYLKISSGLGEAPPAQVIVLPVLFEGKVLGVIELASFTPFTQIQKDFLNQIAEMIATSVNTISVNTKTELLLAQSQELTEQLRERSAELEQRQKALQASNAELEEKAELLAQQNRDIEVKNTEIEEARQVLEERAEQLAVSMRYKSEFLANMSHELRTPLNSLLILAKLLADNAEGNLSPKQVEFAETIHGAGSDLLQLINDILDLSKVEAGKMDVSPTRIALVQLVDYVEATFRPLTAEKGLDLSVRVSPELPATLHTDEQRLLQVLRNLLSNAVKFTDSGSVELVIRPARDDVPQKIREQLLETGSLTDPEAELIAFSVTDTGIGIASSKMRVIFEAFKQADGTTSRKYGGTGLGLSISREIAQLLGGEIHAQSEPGRGSTFTLYLPLHPSELPPQGYQQQLPALEAGDLVASTSDLSELSEVEVETPAEVKSYRETQSGPAALFRRRRRMPELEARPAQPEQWTPAEQEAAPKTQRGIRFGGQKVLIVDDDIRNVFALTSVLEQHGLSVLYAENGREGIEVLEQHDDVAVVLMDIMMPEMDGYATTTAIRRMPQFAGLPIIALTAKAMKGDREKAIESGASDYVTKPVDPDHLLTVMDQWMRGE